The genomic region TAGCCACATAGGGCAGCTGGTTCACAGGTATAAGATTTGCACCGTCAATATACCCCTGAGCATGTTCGGAAGGGGTTCGTACATCCAGCAAAATAACATCATTATTCTTCAGCATATTATGTGCTCTATCTGGCAGGACATTTTCACACATTTCATATCACCTCTTTATGTTCAATTATGTTCACAACATGTGTACAAACATTAACTAAAACCAAAGTTTTGAAAAGTTCAGAATTTACAGATAATAGGGAAAAATACATGATAAATCATGAAGATTATTGAAAATTTAGGTTGGTATCCTATTTTCACATTAGGTAGGTGGCTATCTTTATTCAAGCTGGCAAACTTGATGTTACTGCCAGCTGGATTTCAGTGTTTATGCATCTGATATCCTCTCGCACTAAAACCTGACTTTAATATCGGTTGCTATGGCTATGAGCCATAGCTACCTCGCCACGAGAACACTGCATGGTGATAGTTCAACAACCTCTCTTGCAACGCTGCCCATAATCAGACTCTTGCGCTTTGAATGTGGTCCCAGAACGATGATGTCGACACCTTCCTCTTCAGCGGTCTTTATTATTCCCTCTGCTGGATTGCCAAGCTTTACAATCTCTTTTGCCACGGGAACGCCGCTTCCAAGACGGGCAATACCTGCCTTGAGTATCTTATTTCCCTTCTCTTTAAGAAGGTCGGTGATGTCTTTTCCTTCCCGCTTCAGACTTTCCAGGACTTCTGTAAACTCGGGCCCCAGGAGTATAGGGTCGTAAAAGTCTCCCAACCGAGCAATATGTACAAGATAAAGCTCGGACCCAAATTTTTCAGCTAGTTTACCCCCTATATCCAGTGCCTTAATCGAACTATCACTTCCGTCTATGGCTATGAGCACCTTTTTCATAGATTACACCTCCACAATCTAATCTATATAATAATTCTTTTATTATGGTATAAAAATTTTTGTATAATATAATCCAGGTCAGCCTCTCAAACTATACTTTAAGGACATGCAACAGGCCTTTCAGTCATCTGCAATATATCAACGAAGTGAAGTTCTACTCATCATTCAAAACCTAACCTGTGATTGTTATACTATTAGCGTATTGTAAACTGGCTGAGAGCACAGGAAAGGTGGAAAGTAGCCTTAAAAGTTGTCAACTACTGTTCCGGGCGTTAACTTTATATCCTTTTATAAATAATATCCATATAGAGATAAAATTTCCATGCAACAATTTAATAGAATATCTGCATTGGATATGACAGGGAAGCCTATAATATTTGAGGAGAGAGGCTTGGAGGTAATTGCCGGTATAATAAGGTTTATATTTTCCTTTTCCTTCATTATAAGAGGAACTTTGCATTATATCCTCAACCATGTAGGAGATAATGTAGTACCTCATATTATTGAATCGAGGGTATAATATGGCGATTTCAGAGAATATTGAAGAATACCTTGAATCTCTATGGATAATTACTGTGGAGAGGAATGAAGCTCTTGCCAAGATTAACGAGATAGCCGAGGCTCTGAAGATTTCACCACCCAGTGTTGTGGAGATGCTGAGGAAAATGGAAAAGCTTGGTCTTGTGGAATATGAGGCAAGGACAGGTATAAGGCTGTCAGAGGAGGGAAGAAAAAAGGCTGAGAGGATTATAAGGCAGCATCGCCTTGCTGAGCTTCTTTTAACTGAAATTCTTGACCTCAAGCTGAGCGATGATACCCATAATAAAGCCTGTGACCTGGAGCATCACATAAGTAAAGACGTGGCAGAAGCAGTGTGTATGAAACTCAATCATCCCAGGAAATGTCCACACGGCAAACCGATTCCCCGTGGTGAATGTTGCCCTTAATGCCAGGCATTCTCTCCTATAAGAGGTACAAAGACACACCCTCCGAGGTTCTCTTCGATATACCTGTCTTTGCCAGTTTTTGTTATTCTCAGAAGCTCCTGTACACCCCTCGAGCCGACAGGAATTAAAAGCTTACCCCTTATTTTCATCTGTTCCTTGAGCACTTTGGGAACTTTCGGAGCGCCGGCAGTCACACATATTCTGTCATAAGGTGCAGCTTCTGCATAACCTTTACTCCCGTCTCCAACAATTATTTTTACATTTCTGCACAGTCCTGCTCTTTCTATATTCTTTCTTGCTATTTCGGCAAGTGATGCGAGCCTTTCGACAGAATAGACCTCTCCTTTATTTGCGACAAAGCCAGTAACACAGGCATGATAACCAGAGCCAGAACCAACCTCAAGAACCCTGTGCTCAGCTTTGATATCCAGTGCCTCGGACATAAGTGCTACCATATGGGGTGCAGAGATTGTCTGCCCTTCGCCTATATGAATGGGCATATCTTCATAGGCTATATCTTCATATCTATCTGGCACAAATAAATGCCTGGGCACAGTGAGCACGGCTTCTTTAATCCTGCTGTCTCTGATAATTCCCTCAGCTTCGAGCTTTTCTACCATTTCCTTTCTGAGTCTCTCGAAGGGCAAAGAATTTTTATCCATATATACTATTTACCTTTATGATAGAAAAAGTTATAGTCACAGCCAGAGGTCATGAGAATATAAAAGCACTTCACAGAACAACCATTGAAATTACAAAGCATGAGAATTTAAGTGAAAGGGGAGACTGTATAGCAGGAGTTGGTGCAGATAAATCAATGAAGGATTTTCCTGATAGCTTCAAAGAACTTGCCAGAGATGAAAGAGTTAGAATAACTGTGACTCTGGAGGCAGAGGACATAAAAGAGGTTATTACTGGCAGAGGTGATTCATCTTTGACTTTTGAGCATGTTGATGATATTGTGATAAGGAAAAGTAGGTTTACATGTCCCAGAACTCTTATGGTTGAGGCAGATAAGGCTGCAAAGGATATTTCAAGGGAGCTTGTAAAAAAACTGAAAAATCCCGGGGTTATACTTAAAGTTGAGATTGTGGCGGAGTTGATAAAGAGTTCATAATGGTATATATTTATTCACACAATTTTCAAGGGAATAGTTAAATAAATTTTGAACGCCAATAGTAAAGTTTTTATAGGTAATCCACATAGTAGCTAACGGCTTTAGAGGTGATAACTTGGGCCTTTCAGAGGATTTCATACCGATTGCTATTTTCGTTGTAGTAGGACTGATGTTTCCTATGGTTACAGTATTTGTTTCCAGCCTTCTAAGGAGGCAGAAGAAGCCTGAGCCAGATAAGTATTTAACATACGAGTGCAGTGTAATCCCCACTGGTTCTGCATGGATGCAGCATAATGTTGAGTATTATATGTATGCTTTGCTTTTTGTTGTATTTGATGTTGAAACAGTGTTCCTTTATCCATGGGCGGTTGTATTTAAGAAGATTGGGATTTTTGCTACGATTGATGTTATAATTTTTATTTTTGTTCTGGCTTTCGGTCTGGTTTATGCGTGGAAAAAAGGAGCTCTTGAGTGGATGAATGGAGGCGCTTCATGGAGATAAGGCTTCCCGGTGTGGTTTTAACAAAACTTGATAGACTGGTTTTTGATAGGGCGAGGGCCTATGCGATGTGGCCTCTTACCTTTGGTATAGCATGCTGTGCTATTGAGATGATGGCAACGGGCACATCCAGATATGATGCTTTTGAACGCTTTGGTATGCTTTTCAGGGCTACGCCAAGGCAGGCAGATTTGATGATAGTTGCTGGAACAGTTACTGAAAAGATGGCACCCAATGTCAGGAGACTATATGAGCAGATGCCAGAGCCCAAATATGTTATTGCAATGGGTGAGTGTGCCATCTCTGGTGGCCCTTTCTATGAAGGCTACAGCGTGGTGGATGGCGTAGATAAGGTTATACCTGTTGATGTTTATGTGCCTGGCTGTCCGCCAAGGCCTGAAACACTTATTGATGCGATTGTAAAGCTTCAGAAGAAAATCATAGCAGGAAAGATAGAGAGGTAAGCTCATGACAGAGGATAAGCAGGAGCTAACACATGAAGTACTTGAAAAATTAAAATCTGAGTTTGGCGATAAAATTGTAGAGGCCGAAGTAAAGAGAGAGACACGACTCAGGATAAAAATTAAGGGTGAAGATGTCTTTGAAATTGCTGGTTATCTTAAGAATCAGCTTGATTTTGACCATCTATCCAGCATAGCATCAGTGGATTATCCCGAGACGTTTGAAGTGGTCTATCATATATGGTCTTACCCAAGGAAGGTTTTGATACAGGTGAATGCTCTGGTGGATAAGGAGAGTGTCAGAATAAAAAGCCTGACACCACTCTGGAAGTCTGCCGACTGGCATGAGAGAGAAGTCTATGATATGATGGGAATTATCTTTGAGGGGCACCCTAACCTGAAGAGAATGCTTTTACCTGAAGACTTTAAGGGCTATCCGCTGAGGAAGGATTTCAAACTAGAGCCCAAGCCATGGTATAAGGAGGATTAGAGATGGATGAAGAGATTAGAACAGAGGAATTTATTCTTAATATAGGTCCGCAGCATCCATCGACCCATGGTGTTGCAAGGCTTGTTACCAGACTCAATGGAGAAACGGTTGTCGGAATTGAGCCCGTTATTGGCTACCTGCATAGAGGTCTGGAGAAGATTGGTGAGAACAAAACATATGAGAAGTTTCTGCCTTTAACAGATAGAATGGATTATATCTCTTCCATGACCAACAACCATGCATATGTGCTTGCTGTTGAGGAGCTTCTCGGGATTGAAGTGCCTGAGAGAGCAGAGTATCTCAGGGTTACTCTTTCTGAACTTCAGAGAATAGCTAACCATCTTATGTTTATAGCAGCTTTTGGCGCTGACCTTGGTGCATGGACTATTATGATGTACGGCTTCAGGGAGAGAGAGATGGTTCTTGACCTTATGTCGATGGTCACAGGGCAGAGGCTTCTTTACAATTTCATGAGAGTGGGTGGCCTTAAGGAGGATGTGCCTGTAGGCTGGGTTTCAAAAGTTAGAGAATTTCTTAAGGCTCTTCCAGAGAGGCTTGAAGACTATAGAACTTACTTCTTCAACAATGAAATATTTCTTGGCAGAGTTGAGGGTGTTGGTATACTCAAGGCAAAGGATGCCATAAATATGGGTGTTACAGGCCCTAATCTCAGAGCCGCGGGTGTGGCATATGATGTAAGAAAGGACGACCCATATTCCTATTATGATAGATTTGATTTTGATGTGATTACTGAGAAGGAAGGGGATACTTTTTCAAGGTT from archaeon BMS3Bbin15 harbors:
- the pcm gene encoding protein-L-isoaspartate O-methyltransferase; this translates as MDKNSLPFERLRKEMVEKLEAEGIIRDSRIKEAVLTVPRHLFVPDRYEDIAYEDMPIHIGEGQTISAPHMVALMSEALDIKAEHRVLEVGSGSGYHACVTGFVANKGEVYSVERLASLAEIARKNIERAGLCRNVKIIVGDGSKGYAEAAPYDRICVTAGAPKVPKVLKEQMKIRGKLLIPVGSRGVQELLRITKTGKDRYIEENLGGCVFVPLIGENAWH
- a CDS encoding universal stress protein family protein is translated as MKKVLIAIDGSDSSIKALDIGGKLAEKFGSELYLVHIARLGDFYDPILLGPEFTEVLESLKREGKDITDLLKEKGNKILKAGIARLGSGVPVAKEIVKLGNPAEGIIKTAEEEGVDIIVLGPHSKRKSLIMGSVAREVVELSPCSVLVAR
- the nqo4 gene encoding NADH-quinone oxidoreductase subunit 4 encodes the protein MDEEIRTEEFILNIGPQHPSTHGVARLVTRLNGETVVGIEPVIGYLHRGLEKIGENKTYEKFLPLTDRMDYISSMTNNHAYVLAVEELLGIEVPERAEYLRVTLSELQRIANHLMFIAAFGADLGAWTIMMYGFREREMVLDLMSMVTGQRLLYNFMRVGGLKEDVPVGWVSKVREFLKALPERLEDYRTYFFNNEIFLGRVEGVGILKAKDAINMGVTGPNLRAAGVAYDVRKDDPYSYYDRFDFDVITEKEGDTFSRFKVRFNEIYESLKIVKEGIEALPEGEVRAKVPKIIKPPAGEAYSRIESPKGELAFYIVSDGKTDKPYRVKVRSPAFCNLSSFPHYAVGDIIPDMIANFASIDIVMGEIDR
- the ndhC gene encoding NAD(P)H-quinone oxidoreductase subunit 3 translates to MGLSEDFIPIAIFVVVGLMFPMVTVFVSSLLRRQKKPEPDKYLTYECSVIPTGSAWMQHNVEYYMYALLFVVFDVETVFLYPWAVVFKKIGIFATIDVIIFIFVLAFGLVYAWKKGALEWMNGGASWR
- the nuoC1 gene encoding NADH-quinone oxidoreductase subunit C 1, whose translation is MTEDKQELTHEVLEKLKSEFGDKIVEAEVKRETRLRIKIKGEDVFEIAGYLKNQLDFDHLSSIASVDYPETFEVVYHIWSYPRKVLIQVNALVDKESVRIKSLTPLWKSADWHEREVYDMMGIIFEGHPNLKRMLLPEDFKGYPLRKDFKLEPKPWYKED
- the ndhK gene encoding NAD(P)H-quinone oxidoreductase subunit K; this encodes MEIRLPGVVLTKLDRLVFDRARAYAMWPLTFGIACCAIEMMATGTSRYDAFERFGMLFRATPRQADLMIVAGTVTEKMAPNVRRLYEQMPEPKYVIAMGECAISGGPFYEGYSVVDGVDKVIPVDVYVPGCPPRPETLIDAIVKLQKKIIAGKIER
- the ideR gene encoding iron-dependent repressor IdeR, which codes for MAISENIEEYLESLWIITVERNEALAKINEIAEALKISPPSVVEMLRKMEKLGLVEYEARTGIRLSEEGRKKAERIIRQHRLAELLLTEILDLKLSDDTHNKACDLEHHISKDVAEAVCMKLNHPRKCPHGKPIPRGECCP